A region from the Triticum urartu cultivar G1812 chromosome 1, Tu2.1, whole genome shotgun sequence genome encodes:
- the LOC125509148 gene encoding glucose and ribitol dehydrogenase homolog, with protein sequence MSALLATPTRAQPFLLLLHRLRPNQLRPLPATRALASFAASSPRAPPTRRGTRAMASQKFPPQQQDCQPGKEHAMDPRPETLIKNYKSANKLQGKVALVTGGDSGIGRAVCLCFALEGATVNFTYVKGHEDKDAEETLQALRDIKSRTGAGEPKALPGDLGYEENCRRVVEEVANAHGGRVDILVNNAAEQYVRPCITEITEQDLERVFRTNIFSYFLMAKFAVKHMRPGSSIINTTSVNAYKGNATLLDYTATKGAIVAFTRALSMQLAEKGIRVNGVAPGPIWTPLIPASFPEEKVKQFGSEVPMKRAGQPSEVAPSFVFLASEQDSSYISGQILHPNGGTIVNS encoded by the exons ATGAGCGCACTCCTCGCAACACCCACCAGAGCCCAGCcgtttctccttcttcttcacCGCCTCCGACCGAATCAGCTGCGTCCCCTCCCCGCCACCAGAGCGCTAGCTTCGTTCGCCGCGTCGTCACCAAGAGCACCGCCCACTCGCCGAGGGACCAGAGCGATGGCGTCGCAGAAGTTCCCGCCGCAGCAGCAGGACTGCCAGCCCGGCAAGGAGCACGCCATGGACCCCCGCCCCGAGACCCTCATCAAGAACTACAAGTCGGCCAACAAGCTCCAG GGCAAGGTGGCACTGGTGACCGGCGGCGACTCGGGCATCGGGCGCGCGGTGTGCCTGTGCTTCGCGCTGGAGGGCGCGACGGTGAACTTCACGTACGTGAAGGGGCACGAGGACAAGGACGCGGAGGAGACCCTGCAGGCGCTCCGCGACATCAAGTCCCGCACGGGCGCCGGCGAGCCCAAGGCGCTCCCGGGCGACCTCGGGTACGAGGAGAACTGCCGCAGGGTGGTGGAGGAGGTGGCGAACGCGCACGGCGGGCGCGTGGACATCCTCGTCAACAACGCGGCGGAGCAGTACGTCCGGCCCTGCATCACCGAGATCACCGAGCAGGACCTGGAGCGCGTGTTCCGCACCAACATCTTCTCCTACTTCCTCATGGCCAAGTTCGCGGTGAAGCACATGCGGCCCGGGTCCAGCATCATCAACACCACCTCCGTGAACGCGTACAAGGGCAACGCGACGCTGCTGGACTACACGGCCACCAAGGGCGCCATCGTGGCCTTCACCCGCGCGCTGTCTATGCAGCTGGCGGAGAAGGGGATCCGTGTCAACGGCGTCGCGCCGGGGCCCATCTGGACGCCGCTCATCCCGGCCTCCTTCCCGGAGGAGAAGGTGAAGCAGTTCGGGTCCGAGGTGCCCATGAAGCGCGCCGGGCAGCCCAGCGAGGTCGCGCCCAGCTTCGTCTTCCTGGCCAGCGAGCAGGACTCCTCCTACATCTCCGGCCAGATCCTCCACCCCAACG GTGGCACCATCGTCAATAGCTAG